CATCGGTCCGCCGCAAAGTGTGTTCCCGGCCGGGACACAGCGCATTTTTGCCGTGTGGGATTACCAGAACATGGGCGTGACAGACGTGGTACGGCGGGAATGGCGCAGAGACGGCGAACCCTGGCTGATACGTGAAGAGACCTGGGATTATCTGCACTATGGACCGCAAGGCGTGGTCAACGATGTGTCTATTTATGATTTTGAAACTGGCCTGCCGCCGGGTGAGTATGAGTTGCTTCTTTTTTTGAATGGGATACAACAATTAGCGGCTGCTTTGACGATTACCCAATAGCGGCCGCCGCTACAAAAGTCTCTGAGACTTTTGTGGCTTTATTCATTTTCTACAAAAGAGGCAATATGGAACGATTGGAAAAGTTTGACAGCCCGACCATACCAAACGGATTTTACTGGTTCAATCCCCCGGATACGTATCGTTTTGGCGATGGCCTGGAGATTGTGACCAAGCCGCAGACGGATTTCTGGCAGACGACGCATTATGGGTCTCGGCGTGATGATGGGCATTGTCTATTGACGCGCATCAGCGGCGATTTTACCATACAGACGCATGTTACTTTTGCGCCGCGCAATCGGTATGACCAATGTGGTTTAATGGTGCGCCTGAACGCGGAGAACTGGATTAAGATGGGGATTGAGTATGAAGACACGGCCGTTAGCCGTCTTGGCTCGGTGGTAACAAACCTGGGGTACTCTGATTGGGCCACGCAGGACATTGGCTCTGATCTGACCGAAAGGTGGTATCGGCTCAGCCGCAATGGCAACGACTTTTTGCTGGAACAGTCGGTGGACGGCCTGACTTGGGCGCAAATGCGCATCACCCATTTACACCTGGGGCCGCCGCAGTTAGAAGTAGGCCCCTACGCTTGCAGCCCCACCGGCCAGGATTTTCGCTGCCAGT
The DNA window shown above is from Candidatus Leptovillus gracilis and carries:
- a CDS encoding DUF1349 domain-containing protein, producing the protein MERLEKFDSPTIPNGFYWFNPPDTYRFGDGLEIVTKPQTDFWQTTHYGSRRDDGHCLLTRISGDFTIQTHVTFAPRNRYDQCGLMVRLNAENWIKMGIEYEDTAVSRLGSVVTNLGYSDWATQDIGSDLTERWYRLSRNGNDFLLEQSVDGLTWAQMRITHLHLGPPQLEVGPYACSPTGQDFRCQFSWVEISPNVWRV